Genomic window (Phragmites australis chromosome 21, lpPhrAust1.1, whole genome shotgun sequence):
ACCCATTTCATGGCGCTATAATTCCACCACCGCCAATTGACTTGGTGAAATGTTAAAAATTATtctggaaaggaaaaaaattgataGCCCATCAAACATGCGTATTTTCACCACACAAAAGTAGACCCCTCGATATTGTTGACAAACACAGCAGAATTCAAAAGAGTGTCATCTGAGAGCTGGAACTACAAAGGTGACGAAATCGCAACTCGGTGATATCATTACGAAGTTGGCCGAGGCAGTGACAAGACTCATCCATGACTCCCCCCCTTCCGCAATACAGTGGAGTGAGCTTTGTTATACAAACTGGAAATAATCATTCAGTTGCCACAGATGCTtatgattttaatgatgttttcAGCAGAAATAATGAATCGGTACAACATGAAATTTAGGTTTCCCATCCAATTAGATTCACACGTTTCTAAAGTTATTTTGGCAGTAATACCAAGCACTATATAAAAATCCTAGGGATTTACACGTTGCCAtaccgaaaaagaaaaaaaaagttgcacATGCAGTGACAACACGTAGACATGCATTGAGGCTACTCATACGAGACAGCTAAAGATAACAGCATGATTAAGAACAAAGCATGCATTCGTTTTGCATAATCAAAATGACAAAGCTCTAGGTACAACATCATTCGCTACCAGTTAAGGTTTGTTCTCAAAATGATGTGCACTCTGGCGTAAAGCATTACAAAACGAAGCAGTTTGATAATTAAATATATGTGCTCCCAGAAATCCAAGTAAATTAAAACCACTTTACCTCCGTTCATCGATACAAGGTGTATTTTATTGTGGCCTGGTCTGGATAGAGGTTGGTTGATGGTTTTGCACTTCTATTTATTGGTTGTAAAGTGGTACAGGCATACTGTTCAATTATAGGTGCCCCAATTCAAACAAGATATACTTATCAGCAAATATCATTGTCGTCGACCAATGGCATTGAAGGACAGCAATATTTCTATGCAGAAAATTTATAGAACCACAACAAACTGCAAACACTGAAGGATAAAAACCATCAGCTTGTCACCATCTTAGGCTGTCTAAAACGAAACCTCTCTTTGTTTCATATGAGTCTACAACCATTTCATGGCCCAGGCGTCTTTTTCTTTAATGTACTTTAGCTGAGATGTTGTTCTTGTTAATTTCTAACTCATTAGGTTGACAAATATTTTGACAAGGACTGATCCATCAAAACGACTTAAAGATTGTTGAGTGCGCCGAGATCTAACTGTATGAATATTTAGAGTGCTTTGATGCAGACGTTTGATTTATTATGGATTCAATGGCAACCCGCCCCACCTTCATTTTTAAGCATAGCACATTAGTCTGAATTTTCTTATCCTATTGGTCTTACtgattttatatataaaaaaaaaatcacttcagCTTGGACAGTCAATTTCAGCCAGTAACCAGCACATTCTGTTGATTCCTCGATAGTCAAGAATAAGATCTCTAAGGCCAACAAAGAGCAATAGATAGCATATAATGACAAAGAGGTGCACAAGCAATTACCGGCCAGGATTCAGAAATTTTGAGAATTCTGTTGGAAGGAAGGGCGCGAAGTTTTTTGGTTTTAAATTGACCATGTCAGCATCATCAGTAGATAGATCTTCCTCCCCATTAATGTATGGAACAACTTTGCCCACCACTCGCTTGGCAGTCAAGTCAATGGTAACTAGTGAGGCCTTGTCAACCACGTCTTGCCACTCGTACAATATGAGGTGCGCAACATCAGGCTTATCCATGGTGAGCAAAGGGAGCATCATAACCTGACGTGGGAGAGATGCAGGGGTGTTTTGATCCCACAGTTCAAGTGCTTTGACAGTGGCATCTGTGGACCAGCACGTAGCACCATTCCCTAGTCTCCTTGCATTCCAGCTGGTTATGGTGAAACCAGTAGAGGAGGGCGCCATTGGGCCTATGCCTGCTCCATCATCACGGGCGACATCGACGAATTGCAACCGATGACCATCTTCAGTGACACACAAGCCGCGGTACAACTCCTTGCGTGTGTGGCGAGAAGGATGGCGGGGGAAGCTATCCAGAGGCAAACGGGAGTAGGAGACCTTAGGACTGTCCCCAAAGACACCATCGCAGAACAAGATGCCTCGGTAGTAGTTAATCCAGCACAAGGAATCCTTGAAGGGAACCACCTCATGCGACAACCAGTAGTACAAATCGTTGTATTCATCGGGTAGGTGCTGGATGGGTAGGCGCTTGATCTCCCACTTGtcaccaacatcatcatcactgGATGATGGTCTTGTTGATACGGAGGAGCGGAGAACCCATAGCTGAGCTTGAACCGATCTCTTAGACCTGCTTACGGTGAGATATGCCACGGCGAACTCTTCTTCACCACGGCGCAATAGACCAACAGAGTGAGGCTCGAACGGGCGCAGATCTGGCTTCCCCATGAACAGGCTGTCCTCCTCGGTGCAAGCAGGCAGCCGCTTGAGCTTGGGCTGTGACGGGGGGGCATCGGGTATGTAGACGAAGTAGTCATGTAGGATCATCACCTGGAACGGTTCCGGATGCTCCTCGGTTGATTCGAGGGCGATGGAGTCCAGCCTGAGGAGGACGAGGTCGCGGTGGGCCGCCACCAGGTGGCACACCAGCCGTCGCTTTGGTCCTTCCGGCCACCAGACGTAGAGGCGCGACGGGGTGGGGGGCTCGGCGAGGATGAAGGAGACGCGGAAGGGGGCgccggtggaggtggtggaggtcgCCGAGGTCCTCTTGTCCTCGCGGAAGGACTTGTCGTCATCCCTACGATAGACGAAGCGATCCACCATCACCCAGTtggggagggcggcggcggccatcaCGAGGATCGGTAGATTAGggttctcttctctctcctttgGTTGGGTGGGTGGTTTCGGGCCGAGGACGACGAACGGGTACCgctattttatttatatatatatatatatatatatatatatatatatatatatactgaaCAAAATTTTATTTACTGAACAAAATTTAAGTAGCGACTAATGAATCACGTTTTATTACTAAAATTTTATTTGGTAATACTAAAATTTTGTTCAGTAGGTATATTAATTTACACCTAATAAACAAAATTTCAATATATGTATAAAAGATTACACACCCgtttgaaaaaatagaaaagatagATTAGTGTCGTACATTCATCGGGTGAGATCTTATGAGGTCCAACGGTCTGTAAGGTCTTGATCTCGCCTGTTGAACAGGTGAGTTCTTCGTCGCTACGATGTTCATGGGCCCACCAAAAGATCTCGCCCATTAAACAAGCAAGATCTTTTGGTATATAATTCACCGGCATGGCCGTGCAGACGTCAGCACCCCCATTTGCTTCGAACTCAGCCAagcaagagggaggagagatagaggagatgagaggggaGGAAAAATATTACGGCGAAGCCTAGCCAGAGTAAAGAGgtatgttttttccttttttacaaACCCGATAAAATAGtcactagtgctagattttgacataggttagaggATAGATTTAGGAATTTTTTACAAATCCAGTAGGATAGCCACCGGACATAAGTTAGAATGTTGATCTATATTTAGAATTTGGGTTAAACATAGTTTAGCAACTAGATTATGTTTGCACACATATTTTTGCAATTAGATATAGTATCTAGACATGTTAtatattagatgtaggattttgATAGAAAGTAGGCATAAGtgaggtattagatgtaggattaggaagtgtttgatgtagcgaccTGCTAATATTATGTTGCAGTATAGTGGGATATGTTTGTAATGAAATTtctattgtagatgtagttttacaaaattatttatgttctgtCGCATTAATATTAGGATTTTTATTTATGGTTGTCAGGTATGTTAGATCAGgtagtttatgattttttatggggaTAGCGAAATATTGTACGGTCTGAAAGGGGTAGTAATGTCTGTACTTCAGTCAATAGACAAGGGTATCTCTAGATCTATGTATAAAAGTATCGGACACTTGTACGTATGGTTGATGCGGGGTTTTAAAATAGACCCCGATGTTCAAGAGATGACTATTAATATTGTGGGCAACCGTCtgagagatggtgtgtactgggaggtgtaccCACTCCGGAAATATGAATTGTAGAAGATGTACCTACATGATGTTGTGCACAGACGTTGGCCTCCTATGTTGATTGTGCAATAGAAGAATAAGGAGACAGTTGAGGAGATGCAGGGTAGGGTTtacatggaggaggagggtgatgatgAAGTGTATGATGAAGATGTCAATCTagatggtgcacattcatcggattatctgaCTGAACCGACCagtgaggcagacgaggggaATGAATCatttctctaattgaacagatggggCGGGATGATCTTGAGGCTGACGAATTCCTGAAGTATGACATGTCGAATGATGAGGACAATACTCCAGTTCCCACAGACTGAAACAATCCCAACTCaaacaaccttgtggtgaataTGGGGAATTATGTGGTCTGGGAGTATACACAGAATGAAGTGACCCAGGGTTCTAGGTATCCTACAAGTCAGGTCATGACGGATGCTGTGACTCAATGGGCGATATCACTTCAACGACagttttatgttatcaagttaAGCAAGAAGGAACATGATGTGAAGTGCGTGAAGGAGGATTGTCCGTGGAGGGTGCACGGCTTCAAagggaagtgggttgagtattaggaggtgtcgattgtgttgaaccacacttgcatgatggacaaacttgagcctagccacaggaatatcacctcagcctttgtcaCCAATGTTATGTAAGCCCTGATTACGAATACCCTGAACTACGAACCAGGGTCTATAGCCAACCAAATcgaggaggagtacaagtacattatcaactacaaaatgACATGGAGGGTGAAGAGTAAGGCAATTGAGATAAGGTTCGGGATCTACGAAGTGTCATATGACAACCTTCCACACTTGCTGCggaccattgctcgaaggaaccctGGGACGTATTACAACATTAACAAGTACTCATTGTTGTCGAAACCTAGCATGCATATCCTAAAACGATGCTTCTTCGCATTAGGACCATGTATAAAAGCTTTCGAGCATTGTCGGTATATCATCTGCATCGACGACACTTTTTACCGGCATGTACAAGATACAAATCCTGACTGCTATCAGGGTTGATGGGAAAAACTAAGAGCTATCATTGGcctttgctttcgtggagagtgagaacaccagtagttggtattggttcctgtacCATGTGAgaatgataattgttggtgctcggcggaacgtgtgccttatacatgaccgaCATGCTGAGATGCTTGCGGCAATTCAGGATCTGCAGAATGGAACAGACGATAGCGTGATGGTACCTGTGTTGCCAGATCTGCAGattaggtggtgcatgaggcatttgggtgcaaacttcttccgccaattcaagaacaagaacctcatgaacatgttcaagaggctatGCGGTCGGAATCAGCCGCGTAAGTTTGATGTtctttggaagacactggatgatctgacaaagaagcaaacacaggagCGTGTAGGGAGGCCTGTGAGGGGAACGGTTGAAGAACCAATACCTATGAGTCCCTGCCAACGAACAATGATGGCAGCATAATGCGAAGGACCGGGTCATTTACCAGGTCAATTAGAGAGTGGATTGAGAATTAGCCGAATGAGAAGTGGGCTCTGCTCTACTACACAAATGGGGCAAGGTACGGCATTATGACAACAAATTTAGCAAAGGTTTACAATTgagtgatgaaaggtgtgagggggttgCCGCTTGTGGGGATAGTAGAGTTTATACTTCAGGGGACGTGCAAATATTTTAGGGATTGCAATGCAATAGTGCAAACGACGCTAAATGATGCTCGTCTGATTTATAGGACGAAaatgactaagtacatggaagataAGACGGAGAAGACAAATGTGCCCCAGGTGAAGATCGTGGGAACTGCACAGCACAGATACGaaattctatgcagggacaaaggaaggagagggggcaagcgtgagagagttatccacgagtgcaccatcttcgatgacAGATGTGTTTGCACTTGctacaagccgatgctactACAGAAGCCATGCTCCTATGTGATTGTCGTGTGCGCTGTGACGGGGATGAAAACTTGGAGGCATGTCTCTGACTACTCCAAGAAGGAAACTCTGTTCGACACATGGAATCATGAGGTCTATGGATTTAGGATTTATGGTTCTTCCACGAAGGAATCGGGGTCCAATTGTGTCTTCATCCCTGATCCCGATAAGATGAAGCAAAAGAAGGGATGATGCAGGACTACAAACTTTGTAATGacatgactagtcatcagtgacgcattCGGGGGTGACGGCGTGgtaattatgacccatcacttttaagctttttttcacgtagtgtcgATCAAATTCGGCGGAATCAACGGTGTTGGCGCAAGCAAAGTCGTGAAACCCGCCATGGTTCGAGGCCACAGCGCCATAGTTGTGACAGGGTGGCGTTGAATTCAGTGGATTACGGTGGGGAATTACGGTCGCTGGGGTGGAATCACGGCGGACGATGACCACAAGCAGGTGTTTTAGGGATCGGGACCGAGGCATCTGGTCCGTTCTTTTTGTAGGGAGATGCGGGGAGGAAGCCGGATCGGAGTCCGTTGCTGGCTCCAGGCGTGAGAGGAAGGTGGACTCAGGTGGGAGTTGCACGGGATTGGTGGGGCACGATCGGAGAGGCGCGCAGGTCCGGGGCTCGGTCGGGTGCCTCAGTTTCGCCGGCAGCTCTATTGGCGTATAGACGCAGAATAGACTCACCATTaatatgtatatacacacacatatatacacatatatatatgtttatatacatatagatatgtatgtatgtatgtatatatatatatttatatgcatattttatatacatatagacacgtatgtatgtatatatgtatatgtatatatgtatgtatgtatgtatgtatgtatatgtgtatatgtgttGATTGTTGTAAATTACGATAACACGCGTCATTATTTTGCAACCGGCAAGAGAATAATAGTTCactatatacatacatatatatatgtatgtatgtatgtatgtatgtatgtatgtatgtatgagtGCGGATTTTCTACAACGGGTGACAGCTACCTAGCGATGCTAGCCGTTTGATTGATCGGGATCGAATCTGACCGTCCCTACATCCGATGCGATTATAGCGACAAGTGTACTGCTTTATGTTCCATCGCGCCTGGAAAAGGCTAGTCGTTTTAGCGCGCGTAGGCGTAGGGGAATAGGAGGCAAGGTTGTGTAGGCATAGGATTTTCACGATTGTAGGAATCCGCTTTTTTCTCCGTATAGGATAGTATGCAACTGGGCCCTCGCACCGTTCCCCGTCTCCTACCTGACTACCTCTACCCGGTGCCTGTCAGATGGGAATGCGAAAAAAAGGTTAGTCATGCGTCTATTTCTAGCTGTCGTTTCGTTGCTAAAGGTGCGCGGAGGGGCAAGAAAGAGCTGGACGGCTTCATGGGCCAAGTCAGGGAAACGAACTACTAGCAAATTGGTTGTCTTCTGCGGTGGGTTCAGACTAGAAATCTCCGAATGAACAAGCTTGAATCTGCAAATGAAAGCCACAGTAGTAACCATAGATTGCAGTCTGTATGCTGGAACAGCCACAGTCTGCATCTGA
Coding sequences:
- the LOC133902858 gene encoding uncharacterized protein LOC133902858 — its product is MAAAALPNWVMVDRFVYRRDDDKSFREDKRTSATSTTSTGAPFRVSFILAEPPTPSRLYVWWPEGPKRRLVCHLVAAHRDLVLLRLDSIALESTEEHPEPFQVMILHDYFVYIPDAPPSQPKLKRLPACTEEDSLFMGKPDLRPFEPHSVGLLRRGEEEFAVAYLTVSRSKRSVQAQLWVLRSSVSTRPSSSDDDVGDKWEIKRLPIQHLPDEYNDLYYWLSHEVVPFKDSLCWINYYRGILFCDGVFGDSPKVSYSRLPLDSFPRHPSRHTRKELYRGLCVTEDGHRLQFVDVARDDGAGIGPMAPSSTGFTITSWNARRLGNGATCWSTDATVKALELWDQNTPASLPRQVMMLPLLTMDKPDVAHLILYEWQDVVDKASLVTIDLTAKRVVGKVVPYINGEEDLSTDDADMVNLKPKNFAPFLPTEFSKFLNPGRLYNKAHSTVLRKGGSHG